One Acidobacteriota bacterium genomic window, TCCACATTCTCTTTCAAGAACGCAGTTTCGAGGATGCCTACCCGGCCCTGCGCGGTTTCAACGCACACACCAGCCGATCCTGGGTGGTGACCGCCGGTGGTCTCGAAAGTCAAACCCGGAACGACTTCCGTGGTCTCATCCACCAAGTGCAGGCGGTTTTCAATGAGAAGCGTCCGCATGAACGTCCAGGTCGCCTCCGTGAAATACAAATCTCGAGGTGGATGACCGGGGGATTCCAGCAAGAGCTCCGTGACTCCGGCACGGGAGATGTAAACCTGGGCGCGAGGGAAAAATTGCTGCAGTAGTCCCCCCGAATTATACGTAATGGTCTGAGTGAGCAAAACGAAGTCGATCGACTGCGGTGACAAGCGGTGTTCTTGAAAAAATCTGTCAAGAGTGACGATGTTGGCAAAAACACATCGCTTGTCGACGATCTGGCACCCTTCGATGAGTCGACGACGCTCAGCTTCGTCCACAGGCAAGCCGGTGTCCACTAACCCCGTGTGCCCATTTCCTCGTACGATCCAGATATAAAAAGCGAGATTAAGGAATTCGACATCGTGCCGGCCAAAGAAGCACTCCCAACCCGGGACCGGCAAGGTTGCCACGCAGCGAGCCTGCAATTCGTAAGTTGGCATCGATTTCGCTCCATCCCGAAAAGAGTCAAGCATGCCTTCTGAGAACTTGTCCCGCTAAGACTCCGGTGTGCTTCCCGTATTCGACCACCACTTTCCCGTTCACCAGAACGAATTGAATGCCACGCGGATGATTGCGCGGATTCTCGTACGTGGCGGTATCTTCGACGGACTCCGGATTGAAAACGACCAAATCCGCGATCTGACCTTTGCGAACGAACCCCCGATCGTGCAAACCCAGGACGGCTGCAGGCAGCGAGGTCATTTTTTGAATACATGCCTCGAGGGTCAGGAGCTTGAGCTCGCGAGTGTAGTGCTGCAAGTAACGCGCAAAAGTACCGTAGGCTCGGGGATGAGGGCGTGAACCAACCAAAAGGCCATCGGTACCCACCATGTGTGCCGGATGTTTCATGATTGCCTGAACGTTCTTGTCGTACCCGAAGAAAGCAAGGCAGCTAACCTGCAGGTTTTCGTCGATAAGCAGCCCACAGGCGAAATCAAAAGCACTTTTCCCTGTCAAGCGTGCAAGCTCCGCCACAGATTTTCCTGCCATCCATTGATTCTTTAAGCTTCCTACACCGGCGACGGCAATCTTTTCCCACTCGACGGGAACGTGACTGTACCCGTCACAACCCTCCTCTTCCATTTCCCTCTGGATTCTTTTCCGGTCATTTAGGGAAGAAATTCTTGCCAGGAACTTGTTCGGCCCTCCTCCATGGACCCAGGAGGGAAAGAAGCCACCCAGGAATGTCGATCCGGCCGTGTAGGGGTAGGAATCCAAGGTAACTTTGATTCCGGTCGCGGCCGCTTGATCGAGGTGGGCTAAAATTTCCTCTACCCGGTCCTTATTCACTTCGAAGGAGCAATGAAAGTGGGTCAAATGAAGGGAGACACTGCTTTCACGGGCCACTTGCAAAGCCTCTTCGATCGCCGATGTAAAATGCCCTCCGTAGCTTCTCAAGTGAGGCGCAAAATAACCTCCGAAGGGCTCAATTCCCCGGCAGCAGGCCACCAATTCCCTGGTATCAGAAAACGCGCACGGAGCGTAAGTGAGCCCTGTCGAAAAGCCTACGGCGCCTTCCCGCATTGCCTCGACGACGGCAGCTTGCATGCGTGCAAGCTCGCCATCGGTCGCCAAACGATCCTCTTCACCAAGGACCATTAGTCGAATGGCTGCATGGGGCACCAGGTAACAGACGTTAACGGCGACGTTCCCGTCGAACCGGCTCAGGAAGTCCCCCACGCTCGTCCAATCCCAGGAAACACCCTCGGCATCGCCATTCAACGCCGTCAGACTCTTTCTCAAAGTTGAAAGGGTTACAGCATCGACGGGAGCATAGGAGAGACCATCCTGGCCTAAAACCTCGGTGGTCACTCCTTGCATTACCTTGCTTTCCTGGCGCGGATTGGCCAACAACGAAATGTCAGAATGGGTGTGCATGTCGATAAATCCCGGGCACACCGCCAGCCCATGTGCATCGATAATTTTTGTGGCTTGCTTAATTTTGCAGTCACCGACTTCGCAAATTCTTCCGCCATCTACCACGATGTCGGCGGAAAACGCGGGACCGCCGCTTCCGTCTACAACTATGCCGTTCTTGATCAGCAGGTCAACCAAGTTTTGCTCCCTCGCCAACATAGAGGCCGGGCCCGATACAACCGGCTTCATGCTTTTGTGCTGGCGAAGCCGAGAATAACCACAGCTACAACAAGTATCCCCAAGCCCCAGGCCATTGTTCCGACTGCTCTTCTCCCCGCTCCACGCCATTCTCCAGTCGCAACTCCCCAGAGATTTGAGACGACAATGCACAAGGACATAAGGATCGGCCACCCCACCGACGGCCCCAGGCGGCCAATCCGGTTGGCGCCCACTCCGTATGCCACCAAACTCCCAACCCAGAGCAGCCCCATTGCAAGGGCCCCACCCAGATAAAGTGGTGTTTCGTGCCGGCCGTACCTTTGCCAACTCCGCTTGGTCACCAGGAGATACACACAATAAATGGCGTTGGCTAGGAAGCCAGCACTCATGATGATCAGCCACAGGACGTTTGGCGCATCTGTTGCGGTGGCGCCGAGCGCTTCGGCACGCCGGGTGATCTCGGCCCCATACGCAAACCCCAAATTCATGAAACACGAAAGGATTCCGCTTGCAACACAGATTGCCAATCCAAAGACAAACCCGTGTCGGGGCTCGCTTGGGGTGGCGTGAGCGCCTGCTTTCCGTTCGCGCTCTCGGCCTGCCAACGAGCAGACAACCACACCCGCCAGCATGGCCAACACGCCACACCAGAGCAGAACGTTGTAATTAAGGCTTTTGGCAGGCGCACTGAACCAAGGGATGAGCGAGCCCAGTCCGCCCGTCAGACCCAGGATAATGCTGTAGCCAAGCCCCATTCCAAGCGCCTTGATTCCCAATCCAAAACACACCGAGCCGCAGCCCCAACCTAGACCGAAAAGCGTGGTGAGAAACAGGATACGGGGTGGAGAGCTCGCCAAGACCAACTCGAAGCGCGGAACGGTCAGCAGAACGAGCGCAAAGGGCAGAATGATGAAACCCAGAAGGCAGAACACCAGCCACGTGTTTTCCCACTCCCACTTGGATGTATACTTCATGGGAAACATGAAGCTACCCTGCATCAGGCCCGCCGAAAAAACTAGGATGAGTGCCGAACGGCTCAGCATTCAGATAATCTCTCCTCAGACTCTTAGACCTGAAGGAATGTTTTGGATCAGCTTCCCAGGATGCTCGCGTCCCGGCGGCCATTAGTAACGATGGCGTAAGCCGGCTCGAAAGCTCCCGGTTTTCTTCCCAGCGGTTTCTTCGAAACCAGTAGAACTCCAACCGATTCTTAATCCCAGGCTCTGGCGTTGAGCTTGAGTTGTGCGCGCTGCAAGCCCTCTGCGCAGAACAGACCCCGGGGCGGCTTGGGCTATCCGGAGGAGCAGCCAGGCTCTTGGAGTTATATTCAGCGTGGCGGGTCCGGTGCTGCACTTCGTTCCGAATGACAGCATCATCGGCAACCCAGAGTTTCACCCCTTTCGCGGATGTACACGCCTGTTATCAAGGCTTCTCTCGCCCGCAGAAGGGTTGGAGAGCTTTGTAGTAGAGTTGTGCCACAGTCTGAGGATTTCCATTCTGATACTGTGCTCCGAACAGTTCCGTACTCAGGTTGCCGGTGTAACCAATGCGGCTCAGCGCGGCCGTGACCTTCCTGAGTGGAATCACGCCCTGGCTTGGCGGAATGCGGTCCCGACCAACAAGAATTTCCCGTGGGATCGCCTTCGGAACGTCGTGGAAGTGCACGTGTTCAATCTCTCCCGGATGGATGTTGATCGAGGTCCTCGAACTTACTGACCGCCACAAAGAAATGAAATGTGTCCAAACAAATGCCGGTGTTGGGCTGCCGGGCCTCACGCAGCACCCGGAGCGATGTAACGAGCGATCCGATAAGCGCCGAACGGGCGATAAACTCAAATGCGATTCCCACATGGTAGCGCGCCGCAAGTTCCGCCAGCTTCACAAACCGCCCTGTGGCGACCTTGTAGTCATCCTGCTCTATCTTGTCGCCGATGGAGGAAAACACAATGTAACGGGGAATATCGAGCGCCTGACACATCTCAAATTCCTGTTGGAGATGGGACTCGATATCTCCCTGCTGCCGGCCCAGGCTGTCTCCTGAGGCGCAGGCGGAAACGGGTGTCAGGCCGTGTTGTCGCAACAGGCTTGCCACCCGCGACGGTTCCCAGCTTTGATTCCGCGGCTTGGCAAACCAAAGCTCAATGTGCTTGAGCCCCGCGGCGGAATAAGCCCCGCAATCGTTTTCGAACGGCGCATTGAGCGTGGTGGACTCGTTCAGGCAAGGCGAAAAGTTCCCGGACGATTCTGCTGCGGCTCCGTCCGCGAGCGCCAAGGCCCATGCCGTTACCGTCTGCGCGAGAGAATGGCGTCGGTGCATGATTACCAGCCCCAGATCACGAACAGCTAAGACTTCGCGCTTGTACAACACGGGAAAGAAGTCGAATAGGTGTTGCCTTGATATAGCAAGTCGCCGTGAATGCCTATCTCTGACGTGTAGTATCCGTTGATGGTCATTGTCTTGAGTTCACCAAAGAAGCGTTCGAGATCCGTCTTCGGATCATCTTCATGAGCGGCAGATTTGGCAAGAGCTACGTCGAGCGAGGTGTGAGCCGACTCCTCGCGAATCGGTTGGAGTCCATTCTTCCATTGTTCCTTCATCTCGCTGCCGCTCGTCCCTACTATCCGATCAGCAAAAAGACTCACTTGCGCCGCATAGGCGCCGGGTGAGTGCTTATCGGCAGGGGTGACCATTTCCATTTATCCCAAGAATGGGATAACGTGCTACAACATACGGATTCTCTGTGTGTTTGTCAAGTATTTTATTTCTATATTTACTATATCCACATAAGTGAGGATGCATACAATTATTTTCCCTTGGGCTTTTATGCTTAAAGGCCATACGGAACTCGCAGGGCTGGCGAAGAAATCGAAGCCGATTTCAAGTAAACAACTACAGACTGGAAGGCGCTATCGTTGAGGGAGTATGGATTGTAAATCGGCTATCGTCATGGATGGACTCACTCTCATGCAGCGTAATGTATACGCAGACAATCTCGTACGTTAGATTCCCTATGCCGGCGGCCAGGTTGACCTGCCCACCGGTTTCTGTAGCAATCAGCGGGTGGATTCCTTGGAATCCGTTGAAATTCCTTTTGGGGTGGCGGCGGGGTGGGGGGGCGTCCGTTGCTGGGCGGCACCTAAGAAGAACCTGCGCGCACGTCCCGGTTCAGGTAGAGTTTGTTATTGCAATTTTGTTCTGGATAAACAACCTGGGTTGTGTGGGTTCCTGGACTCTGCGGCCCAGCTAGCGCATCTTAGGAGCCATCAGTTCTGTAGGGGTGTACAAGCGTTTGCGAGCTGCAGGGCCCTGGCTCTGTTGGTTGGCGCAGCAGGAGCGGGGGACGGCAGCGCTGCCGTTGGGGACGGTTGGCGGAAGAGTTCGCGCGGTGGACGCTACGACGGTCTGCGAGCCGGGCAGCACGGGAGGAGATTGGCGCGTGCACTATGCGGTGAATCTGGCTGACTTGCAGTGCGACTTTTTTCAGCTGACGGAAATAGGGGAGAGCGGCGAGACCTTTCGCCGGGTGCCGGTGAACGAGGGCGACATTATGCTCGGCGACCGCGTGTATGCGGCCCCGCCAGGGGTGGCTCATGTCCTCGGAGGCGGCGGAGATGTCATCGTGCGCCTCAACCGGCAGGCTCTGCCGATGTACGACTCTCGGCGTCGGCGGATGGATTTGGCAGCCCGCATGCGGAGACTGCCCGGGCATTCGCGCGCCGAGTACCGGTCTTGGGTAAAAGGTCCGCAGGGCGACTGGATCGCCGGACGCATAGTGGCGCTGCGACAGAGTGCAGAGGTTACGCGATGGTGGCGTAAGCGGATGTTGCGCAGGGCGCAGCGCGATCAGCAAACCGTCTCCCCGCTCTCACTGGAACTGGCCGAATACTTTATGCTCTGGACCAGCCTCCAGGGGCTTCCCGCCGCCGAGGTTCTCGAACTCTACCGCCTGCGCTGGCAAATCGAACTGGTCTTTGAACGGATGAAATCGATCCTGGGGCTCGGTCACCTGCCCAAGAAAGACCCGCTCAGCGCACAGGCCTGGCTGCAAGGCAGACTCTTCGTGGGCCTGCTCACGGAACGCATGGTCGATGCGGCAGCGTCGTTTTTCCCCTGGGGCTATCCCTTGGCAACCGCGGCGCAGTCGGTGGTGGGAAATTGAATTCATGTATCGCCAAGTCGGCGCGGCGCTGCTGCTACCGCAACACCTGATGGCCGTCATCAACCAATGGCCGGCGATCAGCAAGGCCCTTGCCGCTACGCCGCGGAAGCGCAAGCGGTTTGAATGGCACTCTTAGGTTAACGCTTATTCGGCTCTGCCGGGGGATACTTACCGACAGTGACCATGCCAGAACTCCCAACAAACAGGGTACAATGAGAGCATGAGCGTAGCTGAAGATAGGAAGGGAGCTATTCGAGCGGAAGATTTGGCGATTTCAAATTAGGTGGCGTTAACGGCGCTGGTTGAACTGTTGGAAGAACGTGGTGTCATCAGCCGGGACGAAGTGTTAGCCCAAACGACGGGGATAGTGGATCGCAGAAAGCCCCATATCAAATCGCTCCCCTAAAGGATATCGGTGAGATTTTCGCTCAAGACAAGGTAGGGCAGGTCATTGAAGCGGGGGATCTTTGGCCCTTGAAGTTATATCCTCCAAAGGCGCCACTGCCCCTCCAACATGTGACGTAAAGAGCGTTCTCGCTCAACAAGGCGCCATCGAGAAATAGACTGTGGTCGAAGGGAACTTTCGCCGAGAACCGGGCTCGATAGCTCGCTTCAATTACCGAGGAATACCCATCCGATCCGACTCAGGAGGGACCTCAACCACCCTGCACGGGACCATTGATTCTGTGAAGAAGGGTGATTGGCAAGAACAGCTCTGATCTGAAATGTAGTGTATTCTGATTGGAGATGATTGAGCACTTCAACGGCTGAATAATAGCGGTCCTCCTTATCTCTCGCCAAGCACCTTTGAGTTATGGCCCTTAAACCGGCAGGAATGGTCATGGGCAAAAGTTTCATAGTCCCTGTCATGATGTCCATACCCAACTCGAACGGTGATTGACCGGAGAATGGCAGCTCCCCGGTGAGCATCTCAAACAAGACTACGCCCAGAGACCAGACACCGGACTGCGTCGTTGCTTTTTCCCCATGCAGAAGCTCAGGGGCCAAATAGGGAAGAGTTCCGACGAGCCATCCTATTTCTTGGGCGGAGGAATCAGAGGCCTTACCCTCTTTTCTCCTCTCCTCTTCGACCAATTTGGAGAGGCCGAAGTCAACCAGTTTGATCCGGCCTCTGGGAGTCACCATGATATTTGCGCACTTTAGATCCCGGTGCAGGATTCCAGCACCGTGGGTATACGCCGTTGCCTCGGCAATCTGTATGCCGAAATGAAAGGCGTGTTGGACCGGCAGAGGACCCGAATCAAGGATCGCCCGTAGTGTCTTGCCTTCCACGAACTCCAGGACAATATAGTTGATGTCTTGATCTTCGCCAATATCATAAAGGATACAGATGTTGGGATGGTTCAGGATCGAGGCCATTCGGGCCTCCCGCAACAGTCGTCCCCAGGTCGTATCGGGCTGCAGGGAATTTTCTTTGAGGACCTTGACCGCAACCGTCCGATCCAGCCGAATATCGCGGGCTTTATAAAGGACCGCGAACTGACCTTCACCAACCTTTGCATCGATATGATAATGGCCCAAAACCTGGCCGACCATAACCTCCCCCTCCCGAAGGTTGGTTACCAGACAACGTCCGGTCTGGTAACCCAGGCCGTGAGCGCAATCGTAACAGAAATTTATATAATACCTACAATATGTCGTCAATGAACGAAAGTTCTAGATGTCGTCAACTTCGTTGTGTAAGAAGTTCGAGGGTGCAGGTTCGCCAATCTTCGTTCAAGCGCTGGAAGATGGCATAGCTGATTCGGTCGGGGCATTCGACGATGACGAAGGAGACCATAGCCCGAGCGCAGGGACGGACTTCCACGAAGCACCGCACGATGACATTTGGTGGTGCGCAGGCTGCGCCAGAGATGGAGAGAGAAGCCGAATAAGTTCAGCAACTCCTACCGCCTCGCACCGGCCTTCACCGCGGCGCAGTCCCGCTTGCGAACCTTCTCCAAATTGTTCCACATCTTGTCACCCAGTAGCGTCGATGCTTCACGTGCGGGTCAACGGTCTAGATCGCCACCGCCAGCCCCGCCTGCCGCGTCGAGATTCCGTGCAAAAACTCTCCTCGAATCAGCATTATCACTACTTCCGCCCGCGGCTGAAATCGTTGCACTCCCGGCGGCCGAAAACTCTGATCGCGCGCCTGCGCCAAGCGTAGGCATAACGTCCCGAACCGCATCCTCAGACCGCGCACATAAAATCCATGCCTTTACACACACTGATTTGCGTTACCGTTCTAACCTTAAGAAGAGTGACTTATTTGATGTTTGCCACTATTCCGATTTGGGTGGCGGGAACAGGACAATAGCTGACTGAACCTCAAATGTTGACACGGATCATTGGCCTGCCCAAGCTCACACCCGAATTACCACAACCATGATCGACGGGACTCGCTGCAGTTAACAGCGAGTCGTGGAGGAATTGATGCCGACCTGGTACCCGCAAGACACAAAGAAAATTGTTGATAACTTGGCTGCTGACTAAGACTTACCCATCGAAAGAAGGTCTATTCTGCTTAGTATGGGGAGCGATTACATAACGGAAGTGATGAAAAAACTAGGGGACGGACTGGTCCGAGGACCTTGCAGTCAAAGTCATTGATTAAGGCACAAGAGATTTCCAGGCTGCGCCGCAGTACTTTGCTGATTGTCAGGCGGAGGGAATCCGGCCTTGTTGTCTGGAAATACCACCTGTGAGACGACGGAATTTCTCGCAGAACAATTAGGGCTCACCAGAACTTCGGGAACTTGGAGTGGGACGGCGGACGACAGATAGGCTTTAATTCCCGTATCAATTCGGCCTCGCGGTCGGCGGGGCGGTCGGTTAGCTCGAAGCAGAAGGCAGCGGGACCGTGGTCCCAGATCGCTTCGTCGGTAAAATTTTCACGGTTCCAGTGGTTCAGGAGGCGCTGGCGGATGTTGCCTTTGCCGATGTGGATGACCTTGCCTTCTTTATCCAGGATCGAATAGACTCCCTCGGCATTTGGTGCTTTGAACTTGATCCATGATCTGCTCCACGTGTAATTGTGACTTTTGATCTCGTTCAACATGAACCTCCACGCCAAAAATCAATCGACCCATTAACCACCCTCATGCCGCGATACCCCGAGGCACAGTCGCTACTGTTGTACGGTCCAAGCAACGGTGTCAGGGGGAGGAGTTATAGCTCCGGAGGTTGGATTGCACAGTATGGGCGTCAAATATCCGCCACTCACCTTTCCCGTGACAAGGAGATTACTGAATTCCTGGGGAGACATCAGGATGCTTGCGGATGGGCCGCCGGCCGCGGGCACCGGCTGCAGCGACGTACAGCCGTAAGGGGCGATTGGTGAACCCGGTACGGTAAAGGTGCCTGTTACAGGCGCGCCATTTCCTTGCCCCGTGATGACAAGGGGAGACAGGTTATTCGCCTCTCCAGACCATCTGAGGTCGTGCCACCCGGTTGCGTATCCAGGATCATAATTCCCGACGGGTATGTTGACGCAGTTCTGCTGTTTTCCGCAGGAAAAGTTTAAGTCGCTCAGAATCGCAACCCCCGGCGTCGCGCTTTGCGTCGCGTCGTAGAAAAAATTGGTCGTCGCGAAGGGATACTCGTCCCAAATGGAAAAGTCATCGTGGACAATGTTGGCACTCCCGTCCGTGAATTCAACGGCGTGGACGGAGCTCAGGCCCGAAGCGTTCAGAAATGGAGCGTTTGTCCCGTA contains:
- a CDS encoding D-aminoacylase; its protein translation is MAWSGEKSSRNNGLGLGDTCCSCGYSRLRQHKSMKPVVSGPASMLAREQNLVDLLIKNGIVVDGSGGPAFSADIVVDGGRICEVGDCKIKQATKIIDAHGLAVCPGFIDMHTHSDISLLANPRQESKVMQGVTTEVLGQDGLSYAPVDAVTLSTLRKSLTALNGDAEGVSWDWTSVGDFLSRFDGNVAVNVCYLVPHAAIRLMVLGEEDRLATDGELARMQAAVVEAMREGAVGFSTGLTYAPCAFSDTRELVACCRGIEPFGGYFAPHLRSYGGHFTSAIEEALQVARESSVSLHLTHFHCSFEVNKDRVEEILAHLDQAAATGIKVTLDSYPYTAGSTFLGGFFPSWVHGGGPNKFLARISSLNDRKRIQREMEEEGCDGYSHVPVEWEKIAVAGVGSLKNQWMAGKSVAELARLTGKSAFDFACGLLIDENLQVSCLAFFGYDKNVQAIMKHPAHMVGTDGLLVGSRPHPRAYGTFARYLQHYTRELKLLTLEACIQKMTSLPAAVLGLHDRGFVRKGQIADLVVFNPESVEDTATYENPRNHPRGIQFVLVNGKVVVEYGKHTGVLAGQVLRRHA
- a CDS encoding sugar phosphate isomerase/epimerase — protein: MHFHDVPKAIPREILVGRDRIPPSQGVIPLRKVTAALSRIGYTGNLSTELFGAQYQNGNPQTVAQLYYKALQPFCGREKP
- a CDS encoding sugar phosphate isomerase/epimerase — its product is MHRRHSLAQTVTAWALALADGAAAESSGNFSPCLNESTTLNAPFENDCGAYSAAGLKHIELWFAKPRNQSWEPSRVASLLRQHGLTPVSACASGDSLGRQQGDIESHLQQEFEMCQALDIPRYIVFSSIGDKIEQDDYKVATGRFVKLAELAARYHVGIAFEFIARSALIGSLVTSLRVLREARQPNTGICLDTFHFFVAVSKFEDLDQHPSGRD
- a CDS encoding gluconate 2-dehydrogenase subunit 3 family protein, whose translation is MEMVTPADKHSPGAYAAQVSLFADRIVGTSGSEMKEQWKNGLQPIREESAHTSLDVALAKSAAHEDDPKTDLERFFGELKTMTINGYYTSEIGIHGDLLYQGNTYSTSFPCCTSAKS
- a CDS encoding IS4/IS5 family transposase, with product MRAAGPWLCWLAQQERGTAALPLGTVGGRVRAVDATTVCEPGSTGGDWRVHYAVNLADLQCDFFQLTEIGESGETFRRVPVNEGDIMLGDRVYAAPPGVAHVLGGGGDVIVRLNRQALPMYDSRRRRMDLAARMRRLPGHSRAEYRSWVKGPQGDWIAGRIVALRQSAEVTRWWRKRMLRRAQRDQQTVSPLSLELAEYFMLWTSLQGLPAAEVLELYRLRWQIELVFERMKSILGLGHLPKKDPLSAQAWLQGRLFVGLLTERMVDAAASFFPWGYPLATAAQSVVGN
- a CDS encoding serine/threonine protein kinase codes for the protein MVGQVLGHYHIDAKVGEGQFAVLYKARDIRLDRTVAVKVLKENSLQPDTTWGRLLREARMASILNHPNICILYDIGEDQDINYIVLEFVEGKTLRAILDSGPLPVQHAFHFGIQIAEATAYTHGAGILHRDLKCANIMVTPRGRIKLVDFGLSKLVEEERRKEGKASDSSAQEIGWLVGTLPYLAPELLHGEKATTQSGVWSLGVVLFEMLTGELPFSGQSPFELGMDIMTGTMKLLPMTIPAGLRAITQRCLARDKEDRYYSAVEVLNHLQSEYTTFQIRAVLANHPSSQNQWSRAGWLRSLLSRIGWVFLGN